Proteins encoded in a region of the Acidobacteriota bacterium genome:
- a CDS encoding tetratricopeptide repeat protein, giving the protein MSSSRTALAVAALTALTAACGKPTPAPVAVTFNKDIAPIVFANCASCHRPGGVAPFSLLTHAEVAEHADAIAKATREGHMPPWLPAPGQYPIVGDRRLRPEQIDVIQRWAKEGAVEGNAADRPATPSFPDGWELGTPDVILTTDKPYTVRAGADDVYRNLVFRTPLTDGVFVRAVEFKTNGAPVHHAVIRVDRTSASRRRDGTDGQPGFDGMALSVLDPDGQFIGWAPGRGPIVSPTTMPWRLERGADVVVELHVIKTDTGSTLQPTVGLFLTTTPPVQRPVTVRLGSKAIDIPAGQSDYLVTDTYELPVAVDLLSVYPHAHFLGKEMRAFATLPDGSVKSLLHIEHWDFHWQQDYRYASPISLPRGTKVSMRYTFDNSAANKHNPNTPPKRVQAGPKATDEMAELGLQLLTQSPADALRLVQEFDARYKLANVALGEIRVRAEPDNTEYVGFLGGAYVEVQRFAEGIERLEKAIRLGDRTSGTRNYLGAAMMAQGQAAAAVEHFRRAAALAPSDEVMHYNLGTALSALNRTSEAEAAFRRSIAVNPDYGDAHVNLAAMLLSKGRAKEAIPHFERAVALNPGSAGMHSNLGGALASIGRYQEAMVEIRRALDLDPNHAPALDNLRRLQRMGIR; this is encoded by the coding sequence ATGAGTTCGTCCCGCACCGCCCTCGCCGTTGCTGCTCTGACGGCGCTCACCGCCGCGTGCGGCAAGCCCACGCCAGCGCCCGTCGCGGTGACGTTCAACAAGGACATCGCGCCGATTGTGTTTGCGAACTGCGCCTCCTGCCATCGTCCGGGCGGGGTTGCGCCGTTTTCACTGTTGACGCATGCGGAGGTTGCGGAGCACGCCGATGCGATCGCGAAAGCCACCCGCGAAGGGCATATGCCACCGTGGCTGCCCGCGCCTGGGCAGTATCCGATCGTTGGTGACCGGCGGCTGCGGCCGGAGCAGATTGATGTCATTCAGCGCTGGGCCAAAGAGGGTGCGGTCGAAGGGAACGCCGCAGATCGGCCCGCCACTCCGTCTTTTCCTGACGGGTGGGAGCTGGGAACGCCAGACGTGATCCTGACCACGGACAAGCCGTACACCGTGCGCGCCGGAGCCGATGACGTGTATCGCAATCTGGTGTTTCGGACGCCGTTGACCGACGGCGTGTTCGTGCGTGCGGTGGAGTTCAAGACGAACGGCGCACCCGTGCATCACGCCGTGATTCGTGTCGATCGCACATCGGCATCGCGGCGTCGTGACGGCACCGATGGGCAGCCGGGGTTCGACGGCATGGCGCTCAGCGTGCTTGACCCAGACGGGCAATTCATCGGCTGGGCGCCGGGCCGCGGGCCTATCGTGTCGCCCACCACGATGCCCTGGCGGCTGGAGCGCGGCGCCGACGTGGTGGTGGAGTTGCACGTCATCAAGACCGACACGGGCTCCACGTTGCAGCCCACAGTCGGCCTGTTCCTGACCACGACGCCGCCGGTGCAGCGGCCGGTGACGGTGCGGTTGGGATCAAAAGCGATCGACATCCCCGCGGGCCAAAGCGACTACCTCGTCACCGACACGTATGAGCTGCCTGTGGCCGTGGACCTGCTAAGTGTCTACCCGCACGCACATTTCCTTGGCAAAGAGATGCGCGCCTTCGCGACGTTGCCGGACGGCTCCGTCAAGTCGCTGCTTCACATTGAGCACTGGGATTTTCACTGGCAGCAAGACTATCGGTACGCATCACCCATTTCGCTGCCGCGAGGCACGAAGGTGAGCATGCGGTACACCTTCGACAATTCGGCCGCGAATAAACACAACCCCAACACCCCCCCCAAACGGGTGCAAGCCGGACCGAAGGCCACCGACGAAATGGCGGAACTCGGGCTGCAGCTGCTGACGCAGTCTCCCGCTGATGCATTGAGGCTCGTCCAGGAATTTGATGCGAGGTACAAGCTGGCGAACGTCGCACTGGGTGAGATTCGCGTGCGCGCCGAACCCGACAATACCGAGTACGTCGGCTTTCTGGGAGGCGCCTACGTGGAGGTGCAACGGTTCGCCGAAGGCATCGAGCGGCTCGAGAAGGCGATTCGGCTGGGCGACCGCACCTCGGGCACGCGGAACTATCTGGGCGCGGCGATGATGGCGCAGGGCCAGGCTGCCGCTGCAGTTGAGCACTTCCGCCGGGCCGCCGCACTCGCGCCCAGCGACGAGGTGATGCACTACAACCTCGGAACGGCGCTCAGCGCCCTGAATCGCACCAGCGAGGCTGAAGCCGCGTTCCGCCGATCGATTGCGGTGAATCCCGACTACGGGGATGCGCACGTGAATCTCGCGGCGATGCTCCTGTCAAAGGGCCGGGCGAAGGAAGCCATTCCGCATTTCGAGCGAGCCGTGGCGCTCAACCCAGGCTCGGCGGGGATGCACAGCAATCTGGGTGGCGCGCTGGCCTCCATCGGGCGCTACCAGGAAGCCATGGTCGAGATCAGGCGCGCGCTCGATCTGGATCCCAATCACGCTCCAGCGCTCGATAACCTCAGGCGCCTGCAGCGGATGGGCATCCGCTGA
- a CDS encoding choice-of-anchor B family protein → MRTVQRFVLCGAVFAFVAFGLRAETGAREAADAAMGFGGAVIVGDGEVFVGEAANQFRPGLVYVYRKAGTGWQEAAVLRKPDAAVGDRFGSSLALDGSRLFVGAGPAAVHLFEKRSGAWTHSGVIANSAVTGAEGVQFSAIGAAGDWLFVGQQVMLGGRRGGGPGAAATAAPALPAGKVFAFKRGADGQYAFVSTLTAPDQPAGDGFGASIAMSASSALIGAVGQNNRAGLVHEFELDAAGAWTRARSFTPQGAGPADMFGTSINFNGQQAVVTAPGDAGGYGAAYVWMKVQQAARGGGAGAAGQTPPAGGNFVWAEQARLTQSVGSRANGFASAVAADDTQVWVTAPRAGGAGAVAVFTRDAATNTIAGPNMLVPANMAPSANAGQSVSLRGSVAAIGATGVGYGGGAVIIYERDASGAWAAQPMLSPALDELPALLGEERKCNTQGKVEVFDCASTELTAFLPPSKLTHDGHYIQMNDIWGWTDSRTGKEWALVGRRDGSTFVDMSNGTRPIAVADLPLTDGARPAAWRDIKIYKDHAYIVSDGAGPHGMQVFDLTRLRTLKPQANGQPVKVEYDYLYKEIASAHNIVINEDSGYAYSVGSSAGGTTCGGGLHMIDIREPKLPKFAGCFADNQTGRAGTGYSHDAQCVTYKGPDKRYKGREICIGSNENTISIADVTDKANPKALSRAGYPNVAYAHQGWLTDDHTYYYLNDEGDETGGLVTKTRTLVWNLTDLENPKLAKEHMGVEAASDHNLYIQGDYMYQANYRSGLRILNIKDRENPREVAYFDTAPYTDNGAGFNGAWSVFPFFKSGIIIVNSIEQGLFLVRPTDRPVRR, encoded by the coding sequence ATGCGCACTGTGCAGCGATTTGTCTTGTGTGGGGCCGTTTTCGCGTTTGTTGCCTTCGGCTTGCGTGCGGAAACGGGCGCCCGTGAGGCGGCTGACGCGGCCATGGGCTTTGGCGGCGCCGTGATTGTCGGCGACGGCGAAGTGTTCGTGGGCGAGGCGGCCAACCAGTTCCGGCCCGGACTGGTCTACGTGTACCGAAAGGCGGGCACAGGCTGGCAGGAGGCCGCGGTGCTGCGCAAGCCTGACGCCGCAGTGGGCGACCGCTTTGGATCTTCACTGGCACTGGACGGTTCCCGGCTCTTTGTCGGCGCCGGGCCTGCGGCCGTGCATCTGTTTGAAAAGCGATCGGGCGCATGGACGCACTCGGGCGTCATTGCGAACTCGGCTGTCACCGGCGCCGAAGGCGTGCAGTTTTCCGCGATCGGCGCTGCGGGCGACTGGTTGTTCGTGGGCCAGCAGGTGATGCTGGGCGGGCGCCGAGGCGGTGGTCCCGGTGCGGCCGCAACAGCGGCGCCGGCACTGCCTGCCGGGAAGGTCTTCGCCTTCAAACGCGGGGCCGACGGGCAGTACGCGTTTGTCTCCACCCTGACTGCGCCGGATCAGCCGGCCGGTGACGGCTTCGGCGCATCCATCGCCATGTCGGCGTCCTCGGCGCTGATTGGCGCAGTGGGGCAGAACAACCGCGCCGGCCTGGTGCATGAGTTTGAGCTTGATGCGGCAGGCGCGTGGACGCGCGCACGCAGCTTTACGCCTCAAGGCGCGGGACCGGCGGACATGTTCGGCACCAGCATCAACTTCAACGGCCAGCAGGCCGTGGTCACTGCGCCTGGCGATGCCGGCGGGTACGGCGCCGCCTACGTGTGGATGAAAGTGCAGCAGGCCGCTCGAGGCGGCGGTGCCGGTGCGGCCGGCCAGACGCCGCCGGCCGGCGGCAACTTCGTCTGGGCGGAACAGGCGCGCCTGACGCAGTCGGTGGGAAGCCGCGCCAATGGGTTTGCCAGCGCTGTAGCCGCTGACGATACACAGGTGTGGGTGACCGCCCCACGCGCGGGAGGCGCCGGCGCCGTGGCCGTGTTCACGCGCGACGCCGCGACAAACACCATCGCCGGGCCCAACATGCTGGTGCCCGCCAATATGGCGCCCAGTGCCAACGCCGGCCAATCGGTATCGCTTCGTGGCAGCGTGGCGGCCATCGGCGCCACTGGTGTGGGATACGGCGGCGGCGCCGTGATCATCTACGAGCGCGACGCGAGCGGGGCTTGGGCGGCGCAGCCGATGCTGTCGCCCGCGCTCGACGAATTGCCGGCGCTCCTCGGTGAGGAACGCAAGTGCAACACCCAGGGCAAGGTGGAAGTGTTTGATTGCGCCAGCACCGAACTGACGGCCTTCCTGCCGCCATCGAAGCTGACGCATGACGGCCACTACATCCAGATGAACGACATCTGGGGATGGACCGATTCCCGGACCGGCAAGGAGTGGGCTCTCGTGGGCCGTCGCGACGGTTCGACGTTCGTGGACATGAGCAACGGCACCCGGCCGATCGCGGTGGCCGATCTGCCCCTGACCGACGGTGCGCGACCCGCCGCATGGCGCGACATCAAGATCTACAAAGACCACGCCTACATCGTGTCTGACGGCGCGGGTCCCCACGGCATGCAGGTGTTCGACCTCACCCGGTTGCGCACGCTCAAGCCGCAGGCCAATGGTCAGCCGGTCAAAGTTGAGTACGACTACCTCTACAAGGAAATCGCCAGCGCCCACAACATCGTCATCAACGAAGACAGCGGTTACGCGTATTCCGTGGGCTCAAGCGCGGGCGGCACCACCTGTGGCGGTGGTCTCCACATGATCGATATCCGCGAGCCGAAGTTGCCGAAGTTCGCCGGTTGTTTCGCTGACAACCAGACCGGTCGCGCCGGTACGGGTTACTCCCACGACGCGCAGTGTGTCACCTACAAGGGCCCGGACAAGCGCTACAAGGGCCGCGAGATCTGTATCGGGTCGAACGAAAACACGATCTCGATCGCCGATGTGACCGACAAGGCGAATCCGAAGGCGCTGTCTCGCGCCGGGTATCCCAACGTGGCGTACGCCCATCAAGGCTGGTTGACCGACGACCACACGTACTACTACCTGAATGACGAGGGCGATGAGACCGGCGGGCTTGTCACAAAAACCCGGACTCTGGTCTGGAACCTGACCGACCTTGAGAATCCGAAGCTCGCAAAGGAACACATGGGCGTAGAGGCGGCGTCCGATCACAACCTCTACATCCAGGGCGACTACATGTACCAGGCCAACTACCGCTCGGGCCTGCGCATCCTCAACATCAAGGACCGCGAGAATCCCAGAGAAGTGGCGTACTTCGACACCGCACCCTACACCGATAACGGCGCGGGCTTTAACGGGGCCTGGAGCGTCTTTCCGTTCTTCAAGAGCGGCATCATCATCGTGAACAGCATCGAACAGGGGCTGTTCCTGGTGCGACCCACCGACCGTCCCGTCCGCCGTTAG